The proteins below come from a single Procambarus clarkii isolate CNS0578487 chromosome 44, FALCON_Pclarkii_2.0, whole genome shotgun sequence genomic window:
- the LOC123745318 gene encoding uncharacterized protein, with amino-acid sequence MALIFGLVVILATNIVTYSQKNHDSLHIQPFVSLKSSTTSFKNGARVNSSEMTVTDSSLSTGSQTVSAAISSPLPVLSTTSLQSTYPTATSTTSSQPLSTPSVTNSSTTVPSSQPTTESTSSTTVTASTMEPSTMSSLTVSPPPVSPSTMNSTTVQPATTTTSLPSPTSVPPKQHHPGISVAITLFILLAVILMTGVGVWWIRRRRQLERLRHQLMPMYNFDPTDDADDWENQLLEEERSLRPEAEKVQLYSGNSTFDSSQKPSNNSVQKE; translated from the exons ATGGCCTTGATCTTTGGTTTGGTGGTGATCCTCGCCACCAACATAGTTACATACTCCCAAAAAAACCATGACTCACTTCATATACAACCTTTTGTGTCATTAAAGTCTTCAACAACTTCATTTAAAAATGGTGCAAGAGTCAACTCATCAGAAATGACTGTGACAGATTCCTCTCTTTCAACTGGTTCCCAAACTGTCTCTGCTGCCATCAGTTCACCACTGCCTGTATTGTCAACCACATCTCTGCAGTCAACATACCCTACAGCTACATCCACCACTTCATCTCAACCTTTGTCTACTCCGAGTGTAACCAACTCGTCTACAACAGTCCCCTCATCACAGCCAACAACAGAGTCCACATCAAGTACAACGGTTACTGCTTCAACAATGGAGCCATCCACaatgtcatccttgactgtaTCACCACCTCCAGTTTCTCCTTCCACTATGAACAGTACTACAGTGCAACCTGCAACCACGACCACCTCTCTGCCTAGCCCTACGTCAGTGCCTCCCAAGCAACACCATCCTGGGATTTCTGTTGCTATTACATTGTTCATCCTTTTGGCTGTGATATTAATGACTGGTGTG GGTGTTTGGTGGATCCGACGACGGCGGCAGTTGGAACGATTGCGACATCAACTTATGCCTATGTACAATTTTGACCCCACTGATGATGCGGACGATTGGGAGAATCAGCTGTTGGAAGAGGAACGTTCACTCAGGCCAGAGGCTGAGAAG GTCCAGTTGTACTCTGGCAATTCTACATTTGACTCCAGCCAGAAGCCTTCTAATAATTCTGTTCAGAAAGAATGA